A single genomic interval of Alistipes provencensis harbors:
- a CDS encoding fumarate hydratase, with product MAEFIYQEPFPIQDDKTKYRLLTKEYVKVVECDGRKILKVDPKGLELLSKEAYADVSFYLRAAHLEKLRHILEDPEATDNDKFVAYTMLLNQVVSAEGELPTCQDTGTAICIGHKGEDVWTGADDAECIARGVYETYKDRNLRYSQVVPFTMTEEKNSGTNLPAQIDIYGGKPGMEYEFLFITKGGGSANKTFLYQQTKALLNEESLTKFIQQHIFDLGTSACPPYHLALCIGGTSAEMCLSTVKKASAGYLDELPTSGSEGGRCFRDLEWEEKVLKICQESGVGAQFGGKYLVHDVRVIRAPRHAASCPVAIGVSCSADRNIKAKITPEGIFLEELEKNPARFLPKEAPGMSPAVDIDLDEGMDKVRAILTKYPIKTRLNLRGTLIVARDIAHARIKQMLDEGKPMPEYFKKHPVYYAGPAKTPQGMASGSFGPTTAGRMDPYVNLFQEHGGSLVMVAKGNRTQQVTDACKAHGGFYLGSIGGPAAILAKNSIKSVEVVDFPELGMEAVRKIYVEDFPAFIIVDDKGNDFFADFKH from the coding sequence ATGGCAGAATTTATCTATCAGGAGCCGTTTCCGATTCAGGACGACAAAACCAAGTACCGTCTTTTGACCAAAGAGTATGTGAAAGTCGTGGAGTGCGACGGCCGCAAAATCCTCAAGGTCGATCCCAAGGGCCTCGAGTTGCTTTCGAAGGAGGCCTATGCCGACGTGTCGTTCTACCTGCGCGCCGCGCACCTCGAAAAACTGCGCCATATCCTCGAGGACCCCGAAGCCACCGACAACGACAAGTTCGTGGCCTACACGATGCTGCTGAATCAGGTCGTCTCGGCCGAAGGCGAGCTTCCGACCTGTCAGGACACCGGCACGGCCATCTGCATCGGTCACAAGGGCGAGGACGTCTGGACGGGCGCCGACGATGCCGAGTGCATCGCCCGGGGCGTTTACGAAACTTATAAGGATCGCAACCTGCGCTATTCGCAGGTGGTTCCCTTTACGATGACCGAGGAGAAGAACTCCGGCACGAACCTCCCGGCCCAGATCGACATCTACGGCGGCAAGCCCGGCATGGAGTACGAATTCCTCTTCATCACCAAGGGCGGCGGCTCGGCCAACAAGACGTTCCTCTACCAGCAGACCAAGGCGCTCTTGAACGAGGAGTCGCTCACGAAATTCATCCAGCAGCATATCTTCGACCTCGGTACGTCGGCCTGCCCGCCCTACCACCTCGCACTCTGCATCGGCGGCACATCGGCCGAGATGTGCCTCTCGACGGTGAAGAAGGCTTCGGCCGGTTACCTCGACGAACTGCCCACCTCGGGCAGTGAGGGCGGCCGCTGCTTCCGCGACCTCGAGTGGGAGGAGAAGGTGCTGAAAATCTGTCAGGAGAGCGGCGTCGGCGCCCAGTTCGGCGGCAAATATCTTGTGCACGACGTGCGCGTGATCCGCGCCCCGCGCCATGCGGCTTCGTGCCCCGTGGCCATCGGCGTCAGTTGCTCGGCCGACCGCAACATCAAGGCCAAGATCACGCCCGAGGGCATTTTCCTCGAGGAACTGGAGAAGAACCCCGCGCGCTTCCTGCCGAAGGAGGCTCCCGGCATGTCGCCGGCCGTGGACATCGACCTCGACGAGGGCATGGACAAGGTGCGTGCGATCCTGACGAAATACCCGATCAAGACGCGCCTGAACCTGCGCGGTACGCTGATCGTCGCCCGCGACATCGCACACGCCCGCATCAAGCAGATGCTCGACGAGGGCAAGCCGATGCCCGAGTACTTCAAGAAACACCCGGTCTACTACGCCGGTCCGGCCAAGACGCCGCAGGGCATGGCTTCGGGTTCGTTCGGCCCCACGACGGCCGGGCGCATGGACCCCTATGTGAACCTGTTCCAAGAGCACGGCGGTTCGCTGGTGATGGTGGCCAAGGGCAACCGCACGCAGCAGGTGACCGACGCCTGCAAGGCCCACGGAGGTTTCTATCTGGGTTCGATCGGCGGTCCCGCCGCGATTCTGGCGAAGAACTCCATCAAGTCGGTCGAGGTCGTCGACTTCCCCGAGCTGGGTATGGAGGCCGTGCGCAAGATCTACGTCGAGGACTTCCCCGCGTTCATCATCGTCGATGACAAGGGGAACGACTTCTTCGCCGATTTCAAGCACTAA
- a CDS encoding tetratricopeptide repeat protein, with protein MKRLIIFLILTFGILCARAQEGADSAAQPAPAVQPAAEASPEQLWDRANTAYINGDFHTATEVYEQILLRGLTSVKLYYNLANSYFKEGQLGKSILFYHRALRLAPGNDDIRYNLSVAEARTKDNIEQIPEFFLTEWMRDVRHTMSCTAWSIFSLAALVCALALFLAYLLAQRLPLRKTGFYGTLIAVAVFMLTSWFAMGERREMLDDTQAVVMSLSTAVKSSPDKSATDLFVLHEGTLVEITDRLDNWCEVTIADGKKGWLECKTIETI; from the coding sequence ATGAAGCGACTGATTATATTCCTGATCCTGACGTTCGGCATTCTCTGCGCGCGTGCGCAGGAGGGTGCCGACAGCGCGGCGCAGCCCGCTCCCGCCGTGCAGCCCGCTGCGGAGGCTTCGCCCGAGCAGTTGTGGGACCGCGCCAACACGGCCTATATCAACGGTGATTTCCACACCGCGACGGAGGTTTACGAACAGATTCTCTTGCGCGGGCTCACCTCCGTGAAACTCTACTACAATCTGGCCAACTCCTATTTCAAAGAGGGACAGTTGGGCAAATCCATTCTCTTTTACCACCGGGCCCTGCGGCTGGCTCCGGGCAACGACGACATCCGCTACAACCTGAGTGTCGCCGAAGCCCGCACGAAGGACAATATCGAGCAGATTCCCGAATTCTTCCTCACGGAGTGGATGCGCGACGTGCGCCATACGATGAGCTGCACGGCGTGGAGCATCTTCTCGCTCGCGGCGCTGGTCTGCGCTCTGGCGCTGTTTCTGGCCTATTTGCTGGCACAGCGTTTGCCGTTGCGCAAGACGGGCTTCTACGGGACGCTCATCGCCGTGGCGGTGTTCATGCTCACGAGCTGGTTCGCCATGGGCGAGCGGCGCGAGATGCTGGACGACACGCAGGCCGTGGTGATGTCGCTCTCGACGGCCGTGAAGAGTTCGCCCGACAAGTCGGCGACGGATCTCTTCGTGCTGCACGAGGGTACGCTCGTCGAGATCACCGACCGCCTCGACAACTGGTGCGAAGTGACCATTGCCGACGGCAAGAAAGGGTGGCTCGAGTGTAAAACGATCGAAACGATTTAA
- a CDS encoding malate dehydrogenase has product MDFVTNEKLTIVGAAGMIGSNMAQTALMMRLTPNICLYDPYGPALEGVAEELFHCAFEGVNITFTTDIKEALTDAAYVVSSGGAARKAGMTREDLLKGNAEIAAQFGKDIKAYCPDVKHVVVVFNPADITGLITLIYAGLKPSQVSTLAALDSTRLRSELAKYFKISPDEIRNCRTYGGHGEQMAVFASTTLVAGRPLSELIGKEMPEGDWADLQQRVIQGGKHIIDLRGRSSFQSPAYLSICMIAAAMGGKPFGYPAGVFVHNDEFRHILMAMETSITKEGVAYKNVQGTAAEHKKLTESYEHLCKLRDEVISMGILPAVDEWGRLNPNLR; this is encoded by the coding sequence ATGGATTTTGTAACGAACGAGAAACTCACCATCGTGGGTGCGGCCGGCATGATCGGCTCGAACATGGCTCAGACGGCGCTGATGATGCGCCTGACGCCCAACATTTGCCTGTACGATCCCTACGGACCGGCGCTGGAGGGCGTGGCCGAGGAACTTTTCCACTGCGCCTTCGAGGGGGTGAACATCACCTTTACGACTGACATTAAAGAGGCCCTGACCGATGCCGCCTATGTGGTTTCGTCGGGAGGTGCGGCCCGCAAGGCGGGCATGACGCGCGAGGACCTGCTGAAAGGCAATGCCGAGATCGCCGCCCAGTTCGGCAAGGACATCAAGGCTTACTGTCCGGATGTGAAGCACGTTGTGGTGGTCTTCAACCCGGCCGACATCACGGGCCTCATCACGCTGATCTACGCGGGGCTGAAACCTTCGCAGGTTTCGACCCTCGCGGCGCTGGACTCCACGCGCCTGCGTTCGGAGCTGGCCAAGTACTTCAAAATCTCGCCCGATGAAATCCGCAACTGCCGTACCTACGGCGGCCACGGCGAGCAGATGGCGGTCTTCGCTTCGACGACGCTCGTCGCCGGACGGCCCCTTTCGGAGCTGATCGGCAAGGAGATGCCCGAAGGCGACTGGGCCGACCTGCAGCAGCGGGTGATTCAGGGCGGCAAGCATATCATCGACCTGCGCGGCCGTTCGTCGTTCCAGAGTCCGGCCTACCTCTCGATCTGCATGATCGCGGCGGCCATGGGCGGCAAGCCGTTCGGCTATCCCGCCGGCGTGTTCGTGCATAACGACGAGTTCAGGCATATCCTGATGGCGATGGAGACCTCCATCACGAAGGAGGGCGTTGCGTACAAGAACGTGCAGGGCACGGCTGCGGAGCACAAGAAACTCACGGAGAGCTACGAGCACCTGTGCAAACTGCGCGACGAGGTGATCTCGATGGGCATCCTGCCTGCCGTGGACGAGTGGGGACGCCTGAATCCGAATCTGCGGTAA
- a CDS encoding class II fructose-bisphosphate aldolase: MVSYKDLGLVNTRDMFAKAIKGGYAIPAFNFNNMEQMQAIIQACVEASSPVILQVSAGARKYANQTLLRYMAQGAVEYAKELGKNIPIVLHLDHGNSFELCKSCIDMGFSSVMIDGSHLPYDENVALTKQVVDYAHQFDVTVEGELGVLAGVEDEVSAEHHTYTRPEEVVDFVSKTGVDSLAISIGTSHGANKFKPEQCTRNAEGVLVPPPLRFDILKEIEKQIPGFPIVLHGSSSVPQEYVHIINTHGGALKDAVGIPEEQLREAAKSAVCKINIDSDGRLAMTAAVRKIFVDQPAEFDPRKYLGPARDELKKLYKHKCENVLGSAGKA, from the coding sequence ATGGTATCGTACAAAGATCTGGGCCTCGTGAACACGCGCGACATGTTCGCCAAGGCCATCAAAGGCGGTTATGCCATCCCGGCATTCAACTTCAACAACATGGAGCAGATGCAGGCCATCATTCAGGCCTGCGTGGAGGCTTCCTCGCCCGTGATCCTGCAGGTTTCGGCAGGCGCACGCAAATACGCCAACCAGACCCTGCTGCGCTACATGGCCCAAGGCGCCGTCGAGTATGCCAAGGAGTTGGGCAAGAACATTCCCATCGTCCTGCACCTCGACCACGGCAACTCGTTCGAGCTCTGCAAGAGCTGCATCGACATGGGCTTCTCGTCGGTGATGATCGACGGTTCGCACCTCCCCTACGACGAGAACGTGGCGCTCACCAAGCAGGTCGTGGATTATGCACACCAGTTCGACGTAACGGTCGAGGGTGAGCTGGGCGTACTGGCAGGCGTGGAGGACGAGGTTTCGGCCGAGCACCACACCTACACGCGTCCCGAGGAGGTCGTGGATTTCGTATCGAAGACCGGCGTGGATTCGCTGGCCATCTCGATCGGCACCTCGCACGGCGCCAACAAGTTCAAGCCCGAGCAGTGCACCCGCAACGCCGAAGGCGTGCTGGTTCCGCCCCCCTTGCGTTTCGACATCCTCAAGGAGATCGAGAAGCAGATCCCGGGTTTCCCCATCGTACTGCACGGATCGTCGTCGGTGCCTCAGGAGTACGTCCACATCATCAACACCCACGGCGGTGCGCTGAAGGATGCCGTAGGTATTCCCGAGGAGCAGCTCCGCGAGGCCGCCAAGAGCGCCGTCTGCAAGATCAACATCGACTCGGACGGCCGTCTGGCAATGACCGCCGCCGTGCGCAAGATCTTCGTCGACCAGCCCGCCGAGTTCGACCCCCGCAAGTATCTGGGTCCGGCCCGCGACGAGCTGAAGAAGCTCTACAAGCACAAGTGCGAGAACGTCCTCGGATCGGCCGGCAAGGCTTAA
- a CDS encoding BatD family protein: protein MASSMRGFFTKISLTALLVLAVFSAYAAEKVTFEANSPLTVAAGEPFRVEFALNAKPDDDTFKAPSFEGFDVLAGPAISQGSSVQIVNGSMTKSVSYTYTFVLLPQAAGNVTVGAAEVRVDGTTYRTRPLPVEIVNEGEGSRAQQQQGGSRRPDDAQGDAQSQIGKDDILLRAVVSRSSVYKNEPLHVAFKLYTRVPYVNLVPESAPSFNGFWSQDLSDPNGARVGRETYNGKVYETRVLYDYLLYPQQVGTLSIDPVEMTVVAQVVVQSRNADPFFGSGREVFNVPRKVQSQRASVSVKALPAGAPASFSGAVGNFTMDAQFPSERIAANSGATVTVKISGTGNLTFVQAPKLPLPTSFEQYNVKTTESINASSSGISGYRQFEYPFIARAEGTYDLEPVEFTFFDPQRMQYVTLKSKPLTLEITPDTRGGGSGDAVVMQGRGMSKEEVKLLGQDIRFIKLGGAQLRSERVPFIFSAAYWILLVGVLVLFAMIYIALRRQIRESQNVALVRGKRANKVAVQRFRAAKRYMEEQNRHAFYEEMLRALWGYMSDKFNIPVANLTKENVREELHKRGVSSEDSQRFTAIITQCDEAQYSPVESARMGDVYSEGVNLISRIESVIKR, encoded by the coding sequence ATGGCAAGCTCAATGAGAGGTTTTTTTACGAAAATATCCCTGACGGCACTTCTCGTGCTGGCGGTCTTCTCGGCATACGCTGCCGAGAAGGTTACTTTTGAGGCCAATTCGCCCCTGACGGTCGCCGCCGGTGAGCCGTTCCGCGTGGAGTTCGCGCTGAACGCCAAACCCGACGACGATACTTTCAAGGCGCCTTCGTTCGAGGGGTTCGATGTGCTGGCCGGACCTGCCATTTCGCAGGGTTCGTCGGTCCAGATCGTCAACGGCTCGATGACCAAGAGCGTCAGCTATACCTACACCTTCGTGCTGCTGCCGCAGGCTGCGGGCAACGTGACCGTCGGGGCTGCGGAGGTCAGGGTCGACGGTACGACTTACCGGACCCGGCCGCTGCCCGTCGAGATCGTGAACGAGGGCGAAGGCTCCCGGGCGCAGCAACAGCAGGGCGGCTCGCGCCGTCCAGACGATGCGCAGGGCGACGCCCAGAGTCAGATCGGCAAGGACGACATCCTGCTGCGGGCCGTCGTGTCGCGCTCGTCGGTCTACAAGAACGAACCGCTGCATGTGGCTTTCAAACTCTACACCCGCGTCCCCTATGTGAACCTTGTGCCCGAATCGGCTCCTTCGTTCAACGGCTTCTGGTCGCAGGATCTGAGCGATCCCAATGGGGCCCGCGTGGGGCGTGAAACCTACAACGGCAAGGTCTACGAGACGCGCGTGCTGTACGACTACCTGCTCTATCCGCAGCAGGTGGGGACGCTCTCGATCGACCCCGTGGAGATGACCGTCGTGGCGCAGGTCGTGGTGCAGAGCCGCAATGCCGATCCCTTCTTCGGGAGCGGCCGCGAGGTCTTCAACGTGCCCCGCAAGGTGCAGAGCCAGCGGGCCTCGGTCAGCGTGAAAGCGCTCCCGGCGGGTGCTCCGGCCAGCTTCAGCGGTGCCGTGGGCAACTTTACGATGGATGCCCAGTTCCCCTCGGAACGCATCGCGGCCAACTCGGGCGCGACCGTTACGGTGAAGATTTCCGGCACGGGCAACCTCACTTTCGTGCAGGCTCCGAAACTGCCGCTCCCGACCTCGTTCGAGCAGTATAACGTCAAAACCACCGAGTCGATCAATGCCTCGTCGTCGGGCATCTCCGGCTACCGTCAGTTCGAATATCCCTTCATTGCGCGCGCCGAAGGCACTTACGACCTCGAGCCCGTCGAGTTCACCTTCTTCGATCCCCAGCGGATGCAGTATGTGACGCTGAAGTCGAAGCCGCTGACGCTCGAGATCACGCCCGATACCCGCGGCGGCGGCAGCGGCGATGCGGTGGTGATGCAGGGCCGCGGCATGTCGAAGGAGGAGGTCAAACTGCTGGGGCAGGACATCCGCTTCATCAAGCTGGGCGGGGCGCAGTTGCGCTCGGAGCGGGTGCCGTTCATCTTCAGCGCGGCTTACTGGATTCTGCTGGTAGGCGTCCTCGTGCTGTTCGCCATGATCTACATCGCCCTGCGGAGGCAGATCCGCGAATCGCAGAATGTCGCCCTCGTGCGCGGCAAGCGGGCCAACAAGGTCGCCGTGCAGCGCTTCCGCGCCGCCAAGCGTTATATGGAGGAGCAGAACCGCCACGCCTTTTACGAGGAGATGCTGCGGGCGCTGTGGGGCTACATGAGTGACAAGTTCAACATTCCGGTGGCCAACCTTACGAAAGAAAATGTCCGCGAGGAGCTGCACAAGCGCGGCGTTTCGTCCGAGGATTCGCAGCGGTTCACGGCCATCATCACCCAGTGCGACGAGGCGCAGTACTCGCCCGTGGAGTCGGCCCGCATGGGCGACGTCTATTCCGAGGGTGTGAACCTGATCTCGCGCATCGAGTCGGTGATAAAACGATAG
- the recR gene encoding recombination mediator RecR, with translation MSKLLQDVVGELSKLPGVGRRTALRLAIHILRMERDSVAEMTASIDRFRNEVKYCSQCNNLSDEDICPICADRERDHATICVVEQVADVLSVENTRQYRGMYHVLGGVISPMQGISPSDLKIDLLCERIARGGVKEVIVAISTSVEGETTLFYLMNRLRQFPELKVTSIARGIGFGDELEYVDELTITHALLNRREIE, from the coding sequence ATGTCGAAACTTTTACAGGACGTCGTCGGCGAGCTTTCGAAGCTCCCGGGCGTGGGACGCCGCACGGCGCTGCGTCTGGCCATCCATATCCTGCGCATGGAGCGGGATTCGGTGGCTGAGATGACCGCCAGCATCGACCGCTTCCGCAACGAGGTGAAGTACTGTTCGCAGTGCAACAACCTCTCCGACGAGGACATCTGCCCGATTTGCGCCGACCGCGAACGGGACCATGCGACGATCTGCGTCGTGGAGCAGGTCGCCGACGTGCTTTCGGTCGAGAATACGCGCCAGTACCGGGGCATGTACCATGTGCTGGGCGGGGTGATCTCGCCGATGCAGGGTATCTCGCCCTCGGACCTGAAGATCGACCTGCTGTGCGAACGCATCGCCCGCGGCGGGGTGAAGGAGGTGATCGTCGCCATCTCGACCTCGGTCGAGGGAGAGACGACGCTCTTCTACCTGATGAACCGCCTGCGGCAGTTTCCCGAACTGAAAGTTACCTCCATCGCCCGGGGCATCGGCTTCGGCGACGAGCTGGAATACGTCGACGAACTGACGATCACCCACGCCCTGCTCAACCGCCGGGAGATCGAATAG